In the genome of Anas platyrhynchos isolate ZD024472 breed Pekin duck chromosome 21, IASCAAS_PekinDuck_T2T, whole genome shotgun sequence, one region contains:
- the ASXL1 gene encoding polycomb group protein ASXL1 isoform X1, which yields MKEMKQRRKKERTWAEAARLVLENYSDAPMTPKQILQVIEAEGLKEMSGTSPLACLNAMLHSNSRGGDGLFYKLPGRISLFTLKKDALQWSRNLSVPEGDELEDTADAESCESNEASTVSGDNDGKCLITLIVSYKHLLLCLTECPSISVSLDETSSNASCSTESQSKASSTARESSRTASQTTKQKKKTGVMLPRVVLTPLKVNGAHMESASGFTGRHADGESSSTSSSSSSSLALCNTTLRSRTEINRDPPQLLRGIRKPTAGQMKRNRGEDIDFETPGSILVNTNLRALINSRTFNALPSHFQQQLLYLLPEVDRQVGADGLMRLSGSALNNEFFTHAAQSWRERLADGEFTHEMQVRIRQEMEKEKRVEQWKEKFFEDYYGQRLGLTQEESQEQNLVQEDAENRTGLSVKGEARLPRGPSTRQRDGHFKKRSRADLRCRARRSLYKLRESEQKEASKETASVGPDSSLRKETKPEMDLKKDDPTSTSTAVLNPESSELHLSPETSKSHSKSEDPSSAAASRIPSLPQENSARESKDQKRKCFEEAASASFPEKKPRLEDRQSFRNTIESVHPEKPQPTKEEPKVPPIRIQLSRIKPPWVVKGQPAYQICPRIIPNTEPSSRGRSGARTLADIKARALQARAQREAATAAIGGGGGPGGGRSTDEGGGGGESNSHTEHRRSKRTHGKRSSDLQRTQLLPSLRLNGEKADSEMAAQAANADSFASSTQDSFSSKREGSGVPERAAGTSSGEAQPVDGSPRRQFCDAVAGSSSDSATLERREESPEQLPCDARTETPACVASEERQSIKLKCLVPPVNGLSCSQVQGAVISPTGDGIPSELKGGGSPPVQLDYPSDVKENSSSCPALLPELSSGGKECHEPEVISRFRCNGSETFVEQCVRNDSDNSRTVTAGVEKVMPARYQFTHLQAEKERDGKTSNEEQNTESLVKSSLCEDFISQNRIDTSEKLVQPRERCPRTESEDVCQPLRATQEFKLNGDEVRSTHSETTDTASDFEADVADENVEMDICFRSVNCKEVARKDSCQSNTERRDRVRSKLPVEADSLAYVVDFPSVTETSTAPPPQRWGPHAPLPPKSERLSGSARPVSSVETNNPLVMQLLKGNRPLEEVIPGSQASVKLEVTQPPADKQSESLSVQVERGSSCYFGKESSPDVQMKTSALSRSDDFHSVRSVDPQEKKRGPGAAVPRAEDMENQSIPEKHSKIDSALSCQDQLVNVASASQKHEEMSPQERTFSSCSFEEQKEVSKIHRVPQRNPLTNVITNKSPEKLNPSPEPPFLSPNVNSLGPNQTGSTPASKNYIKGKKLFGSGFPCNASVRLHHSRASDQVSDMGTLAPSKQIPLTKSCASGEGMPGVREEWTSKQHVNTMGEIRNENALACDSPTKNSGEKQKEAAQSPLELTEHLQSVPLVMDLPFLKFSREPGKRHNHPLEPSSIPSQFNIKQAFYGKLSKLQLNSTSFNYSSNTPAFPRSLAGSMMQLTHKANFAANHNTSLSVQMFADSSSVEEISFKCSCSLKAMIMCKGCGAFCHDDCIGPSKLCVLCLVVR from the exons atgaaggagATGAAGCAGCGGAGGAAGAAGGAGCGCACGTGGGCCGAGGCCGCCCGCctg GTGCTGGAAAACTACTCGGATGCTCCCATGACCCCAAAACAGATTCTGCAGGTCATAGAGGCTGAAGGACTAAAGGAAATGAG TGGCACTTCTCCCCTGGCCTGCCTCAATGCCATGCTCCATTCCAATTCAAGGGGAGGTGATGGCCTCTTTTACAAACTGCCTGGACGGATCAGCCTGTTCACACTCAAG AAGGATGCTCTTCAGTGGTCTCGAAATCTGTCTGTGCCAGAAGGGGATGAACTGGAGGATACAGCAGATGCAGAAAGCTGTGAGTCCAATGAAGCAAGCACTGTGAGTGGTGATAACGATGGTAAGTGTCTGATAACGTTAATTGTAAGTTATAAGCATCTACTTCTGTGTCTGACCGAGTGCCCATCTATTTCAGTGTCTCTTGATGAAACCTCCTCTAATGCTTCCTGTTCCACTGAATCTCAGAGCAAGGCATCCTCTACTgccagggagagcagcagaacAGCCTCACAG acaaccaaacaaaagaaaaagaccgGTGTAATGCTGCCACGTGTTGTTTTAACACCACTGAAAGTAAATGGGGCACACATGGAGTCTGCATCTG gcTTCACAGGAAGGCATGCTGATGGGGAGAGCAGTAGCACATccagcagtagcagcagctcTTTGGCCCTGTGCAACACCACCTTGCGCAGtagaacagaaataaacaggGATCCGCCACAGCTACTGAGAGGTATCCGAAAGCCCACAGCTG GGCAAATGAAACGAAACAGGGGTGAGGATATTGACTTCGAAACACCAGGTTCCATTCTTGTCAATACAAACCTGCGAGCTCTGATAAACTCCAGAACGTTTAACGCGCTCCCGTCgcacttccagcagcagcttctttaCCTCCTTCCAGAAGTTGACAGACAG GTTGGGGCTGATGGGCTGATGCGTCTCAGTGGCAGTGCTCTGAATAACGAATTTTTCACCCATGCTGCTCAAAGCTGGAGAGAAAGACTAGCTGATG GTGAATTCACACATGAAATGCAAGTCCGAATTCGGCAGGagatggaaaaggagaagagagtGGAACAATGGAAGGAGAAGTTCTTTGAGGACTACTATGGACAAAG GTTGGGCTTGACCCAAGAAGAATCCCAGGAGCAGAATTTGGTGCAAGAAGATGCTGAGAACAGGACAGGACTGTCTGTTAAAGGAGAAGCAAGATTGCCACGCGGTCCTTCTACACGGCAGAGAGACGGGCACTTCAAGAAACGCTCCCGGGCCGACCTGCGAtgcagagccaggaggagcCTGTACAAATTACGTGAATCTGAGCAAAAGGAGGCCTCCAAAGAGACTGCTTCTGTGGGACCAGATTCCTCTCTTCGTAAAGAGACCAAACCTGAGATGGACCTGAAGAAAGATGATCCAACAAGCACTTCTACAGCAGTACTGAACCCAGAGAGTTCAGAACTGCATCTCTCTCCAGAAACTTCCAAGTCGCACAGTAAATCAGAAGATCCATCATCGGCAGCTGCAAGCAGAATTCCTAGTTTGCCCCAGGAGAACTCAGCTCGGGAGTCAAAGGACCAGAAGAGGAAATGCTTTGAGGAGGCTGCCTCTGCATCCTTCCCCGAAAAGAAGCCCCGGCTTGAAGATCGTCAGTCCTTTCGTAACACAATTGAAAGTGTTCACCCAGAAAAGCCACAGCCTACTAAAGAGGAGCCAAAAGTCCCACCCATCCGG atTCAACTTTCACGTATTAAACCACCCTGGGTGGTTAAAGGTCAGCCAGCTTACCAAATATGCCCCAGGATCATCCCCAACACGGAGCCCTCCAGCCGGGGCAGGAGCGGGGCCCGAACACTCGCAGACATTAAAGCCCGTGCTCTGCAGGCCCGAGCCCAGCGAGAAGCTGCTACAGCTGCCATCGGAGGTGGGGGTGGCCCAGGCGGAGGGAGAAGCACTGACgaaggaggtggcggaggagaaTCCAACAGCCACACAGAGCACAGGAGATCAAAGAGAACTCATGGAAAGCGTTCGTCAGATCTACAACGAACACAATTACTGCCGTCTCTCCGTCTAAATGGAGAAAAGGCTGACTCTGAGATGGCTGCTCAGGCAGCTAACGCGGATTCCTTTGCCTCTTCAACACAAGACTCCTTTTCTTCAAAGCGTGAGGGAAGCGGCGTTCCGGAGCGCGCTGCAGGCACTAGCTCAGGGGAAGCTCAGCCCGTGGATGGCTCACCTAGAAGGCAGTTCTGTGATGCTGTGGCTGGGTCATCGTCTGACAGTGCAACTTTGGAGAGGCGGGAGGAGAGCCCTGAACAGCTCCCCTGTGATGCAAGGACTGAAACCCCAGCTTGTGTTGCATCAGAGGAGAGGCAAAGTATAAAGCTGAAATGCCTGGTTCCTCCAGTAAACGGTCTGTCTTGTTCTCAGGTACAGGGAGCTGTGATCAGCCCTACAGGAGATGGGATTCCGTCAGAACTCAAAGGTGGTGGCTCTCCCCCAGTACAGTTGGATTATCCTTCTGATGTTAAGGAAAATTCCTCCAGTTGTCCTGCTCTTCTGCCAGAGTTGTCATCAGGTGGTAAAGAATGCCATGAGCCAGAAGTGATATCTAGATTTAGATGCAATGGTTCTGAAACATTTGTGGAACAGTGTGTGAGAAACGATAGCGATAACTCCAGAACAGTGACTGCCGGAGTGGAGAAAGTAATGCCTGCACGGTATCAGTTCACACATCTGCaggcagagaaagagagagatggcAAAACAAGTAATGAGGAACAGAATACAGAGTCTCTGGTGAAATCCTCTTTATGTGAGGACTTCATTTCTCAGAATAGGATAGATACCTCTGAAAAACTTGTGCAGCCTAGAGAGAGGTGCCCCAGAACAGAATCGGAAGATGTGTGTCAGCCACTGAGAGCGACTCAAGAGTTCAAGCTGAATGGAGACGAAGTACGGAGTACACACAGTGAGACAACAGATACTGCTTCGGATTTTGAAGCTGACGTAGCTGATGAGAACGTAGAGATGGATATATGTTTCAGAAGTGTCAACTGCAAGGAGGTAGCGAGGAAAGACTCCTGTCAGAGCAACACTGAGAGACGTGATAGAGTTAGATCGAAGTTACCTGTGGAAGCAGATAGTCTGGCCTATGTTGTGGACTTCCCTTCGGTCACAGAGACGAGCACTGCACCTCCACCTCAGAGATGGGGGCCGCATGCACCATTGCCCCCAAAATCCGAGAGGCTGTCAGGTTCTGCTCGGCCTGTATCCTCTGTTGAAACCAACAACCCTTTGGTGATGCAGCTGCTTAAGGGGAACCGTCCACTGGAAGAAGTCATCCCAGGATCTCAAGCCAGTGTCAAGCTGGAAGTTACACAACCGCCTGCAGACAAGCAGTCAGAAAGCCTCTCCGTGCAAGTGGAGAGAGGTAGCAGTTGCTATTTTGGCAAAGAATCTTCTCCAGATGTACAAATGAAGACAAGCGCCCTAAGCAGGAGTGATGACTTCCACTCAGTGAGATCTGTAGACCCCCAGGAAAAGAAGCGGGGACCAGGGGCAGCGGTGCCTAGAGCAGAGGATATGGAGAATCAGTCTATTCCAGAAAAACATTCCAAAATTGACTCAGCTTTAAGCTGCCAAGACCAACTAGTAAACGTGGCAAGTGCCTCTCAGAAGCATGAAGAGATGAGCCCTCAGGAAAGAACGTTTTCTTCCTGTAGCTTTGAAGAGCAAAAGGAAGTGTCCAAGATCCATCGGGTGCCGCAGCGCAACCCACTAACAAATGTTATCACAAATAAAAGTCCTGAGAAGTTGAACCCGTCTCCAGAGCCTCCGTTTTTATCTCCAAATGTGAATTCTCTTGGTCCAAATCAGACAGGGAGTACACCGGCCagtaaaaattacattaaaggaaaaaagctctTTGGTTCTGGTTTTCCTTGCAACGCCAGTGTCAGACTACATCACTCGAGGGCTTCAGATCAAGTTTCAGACATGGGGACCTTGGCCCCCAGCAAACAGATTCCTCTGACCAAGAGCTGTGCGTCTGGAGAAGGAATGCCAGGTGTAAGGGAAGAATGGACTTCAAAGCAGCACGTGAACACCATGggagaaataagaaatgagaacgCGCTGGCATGTGACAGCCCAACCAAGAACAGCggagagaagcagaaggaagcagcacaAAGCCCTCTGGAGCTGACTGAGCACTTGCAAAGTGTTCCGCTGGTTATGGACCTGCCATTTCTTAAGTTTTCAAGGGAACCAGGGAAAAGACACAATCACCCTTTGGAGCCTTCTTCCATACCTTCTCAGTTCAATATCAAACAGGCATTTTATGGGAAGCTTTCTAAGCTGCAGCTTAATTCCACCAGCTTTAATTATTCATCTAACACTCCAGCTTTTCCCAGAAGTCTTGCTGGAAGCATGATGCAGCTAACCCACAAAGCGAACTTTGCTGCAAACCATAATACATCCCTTTCTGTGCAGATGTTTGCTGATAGCAGCAGTGTTGAAGAAATATCGTTCAAGTGTTCGTGCAGCCTTAAAGCCATGATTATGTGTAAAGGCTGTGGGGCATTTTGTCATGACGACTGTATAGGACCCTCTAAGCTTTGTGTATTGTGCCTTGTGGTGAGATAA
- the ASXL1 gene encoding polycomb group protein ASXL1 isoform X2, producing MKEMKQRRKKERTWAEAARLVLENYSDAPMTPKQILQVIEAEGLKEMSGTSPLACLNAMLHSNSRGGDGLFYKLPGRISLFTLKKDALQWSRNLSVPEGDELEDTADAESCESNEASTVSGDNDVSLDETSSNASCSTESQSKASSTARESSRTASQTTKQKKKTGVMLPRVVLTPLKVNGAHMESASGFTGRHADGESSSTSSSSSSSLALCNTTLRSRTEINRDPPQLLRGIRKPTAGQMKRNRGEDIDFETPGSILVNTNLRALINSRTFNALPSHFQQQLLYLLPEVDRQVGADGLMRLSGSALNNEFFTHAAQSWRERLADGEFTHEMQVRIRQEMEKEKRVEQWKEKFFEDYYGQRLGLTQEESQEQNLVQEDAENRTGLSVKGEARLPRGPSTRQRDGHFKKRSRADLRCRARRSLYKLRESEQKEASKETASVGPDSSLRKETKPEMDLKKDDPTSTSTAVLNPESSELHLSPETSKSHSKSEDPSSAAASRIPSLPQENSARESKDQKRKCFEEAASASFPEKKPRLEDRQSFRNTIESVHPEKPQPTKEEPKVPPIRIQLSRIKPPWVVKGQPAYQICPRIIPNTEPSSRGRSGARTLADIKARALQARAQREAATAAIGGGGGPGGGRSTDEGGGGGESNSHTEHRRSKRTHGKRSSDLQRTQLLPSLRLNGEKADSEMAAQAANADSFASSTQDSFSSKREGSGVPERAAGTSSGEAQPVDGSPRRQFCDAVAGSSSDSATLERREESPEQLPCDARTETPACVASEERQSIKLKCLVPPVNGLSCSQVQGAVISPTGDGIPSELKGGGSPPVQLDYPSDVKENSSSCPALLPELSSGGKECHEPEVISRFRCNGSETFVEQCVRNDSDNSRTVTAGVEKVMPARYQFTHLQAEKERDGKTSNEEQNTESLVKSSLCEDFISQNRIDTSEKLVQPRERCPRTESEDVCQPLRATQEFKLNGDEVRSTHSETTDTASDFEADVADENVEMDICFRSVNCKEVARKDSCQSNTERRDRVRSKLPVEADSLAYVVDFPSVTETSTAPPPQRWGPHAPLPPKSERLSGSARPVSSVETNNPLVMQLLKGNRPLEEVIPGSQASVKLEVTQPPADKQSESLSVQVERGSSCYFGKESSPDVQMKTSALSRSDDFHSVRSVDPQEKKRGPGAAVPRAEDMENQSIPEKHSKIDSALSCQDQLVNVASASQKHEEMSPQERTFSSCSFEEQKEVSKIHRVPQRNPLTNVITNKSPEKLNPSPEPPFLSPNVNSLGPNQTGSTPASKNYIKGKKLFGSGFPCNASVRLHHSRASDQVSDMGTLAPSKQIPLTKSCASGEGMPGVREEWTSKQHVNTMGEIRNENALACDSPTKNSGEKQKEAAQSPLELTEHLQSVPLVMDLPFLKFSREPGKRHNHPLEPSSIPSQFNIKQAFYGKLSKLQLNSTSFNYSSNTPAFPRSLAGSMMQLTHKANFAANHNTSLSVQMFADSSSVEEISFKCSCSLKAMIMCKGCGAFCHDDCIGPSKLCVLCLVVR from the exons atgaaggagATGAAGCAGCGGAGGAAGAAGGAGCGCACGTGGGCCGAGGCCGCCCGCctg GTGCTGGAAAACTACTCGGATGCTCCCATGACCCCAAAACAGATTCTGCAGGTCATAGAGGCTGAAGGACTAAAGGAAATGAG TGGCACTTCTCCCCTGGCCTGCCTCAATGCCATGCTCCATTCCAATTCAAGGGGAGGTGATGGCCTCTTTTACAAACTGCCTGGACGGATCAGCCTGTTCACACTCAAG AAGGATGCTCTTCAGTGGTCTCGAAATCTGTCTGTGCCAGAAGGGGATGAACTGGAGGATACAGCAGATGCAGAAAGCTGTGAGTCCAATGAAGCAAGCACTGTGAGTGGTGATAACGATG TGTCTCTTGATGAAACCTCCTCTAATGCTTCCTGTTCCACTGAATCTCAGAGCAAGGCATCCTCTACTgccagggagagcagcagaacAGCCTCACAG acaaccaaacaaaagaaaaagaccgGTGTAATGCTGCCACGTGTTGTTTTAACACCACTGAAAGTAAATGGGGCACACATGGAGTCTGCATCTG gcTTCACAGGAAGGCATGCTGATGGGGAGAGCAGTAGCACATccagcagtagcagcagctcTTTGGCCCTGTGCAACACCACCTTGCGCAGtagaacagaaataaacaggGATCCGCCACAGCTACTGAGAGGTATCCGAAAGCCCACAGCTG GGCAAATGAAACGAAACAGGGGTGAGGATATTGACTTCGAAACACCAGGTTCCATTCTTGTCAATACAAACCTGCGAGCTCTGATAAACTCCAGAACGTTTAACGCGCTCCCGTCgcacttccagcagcagcttctttaCCTCCTTCCAGAAGTTGACAGACAG GTTGGGGCTGATGGGCTGATGCGTCTCAGTGGCAGTGCTCTGAATAACGAATTTTTCACCCATGCTGCTCAAAGCTGGAGAGAAAGACTAGCTGATG GTGAATTCACACATGAAATGCAAGTCCGAATTCGGCAGGagatggaaaaggagaagagagtGGAACAATGGAAGGAGAAGTTCTTTGAGGACTACTATGGACAAAG GTTGGGCTTGACCCAAGAAGAATCCCAGGAGCAGAATTTGGTGCAAGAAGATGCTGAGAACAGGACAGGACTGTCTGTTAAAGGAGAAGCAAGATTGCCACGCGGTCCTTCTACACGGCAGAGAGACGGGCACTTCAAGAAACGCTCCCGGGCCGACCTGCGAtgcagagccaggaggagcCTGTACAAATTACGTGAATCTGAGCAAAAGGAGGCCTCCAAAGAGACTGCTTCTGTGGGACCAGATTCCTCTCTTCGTAAAGAGACCAAACCTGAGATGGACCTGAAGAAAGATGATCCAACAAGCACTTCTACAGCAGTACTGAACCCAGAGAGTTCAGAACTGCATCTCTCTCCAGAAACTTCCAAGTCGCACAGTAAATCAGAAGATCCATCATCGGCAGCTGCAAGCAGAATTCCTAGTTTGCCCCAGGAGAACTCAGCTCGGGAGTCAAAGGACCAGAAGAGGAAATGCTTTGAGGAGGCTGCCTCTGCATCCTTCCCCGAAAAGAAGCCCCGGCTTGAAGATCGTCAGTCCTTTCGTAACACAATTGAAAGTGTTCACCCAGAAAAGCCACAGCCTACTAAAGAGGAGCCAAAAGTCCCACCCATCCGG atTCAACTTTCACGTATTAAACCACCCTGGGTGGTTAAAGGTCAGCCAGCTTACCAAATATGCCCCAGGATCATCCCCAACACGGAGCCCTCCAGCCGGGGCAGGAGCGGGGCCCGAACACTCGCAGACATTAAAGCCCGTGCTCTGCAGGCCCGAGCCCAGCGAGAAGCTGCTACAGCTGCCATCGGAGGTGGGGGTGGCCCAGGCGGAGGGAGAAGCACTGACgaaggaggtggcggaggagaaTCCAACAGCCACACAGAGCACAGGAGATCAAAGAGAACTCATGGAAAGCGTTCGTCAGATCTACAACGAACACAATTACTGCCGTCTCTCCGTCTAAATGGAGAAAAGGCTGACTCTGAGATGGCTGCTCAGGCAGCTAACGCGGATTCCTTTGCCTCTTCAACACAAGACTCCTTTTCTTCAAAGCGTGAGGGAAGCGGCGTTCCGGAGCGCGCTGCAGGCACTAGCTCAGGGGAAGCTCAGCCCGTGGATGGCTCACCTAGAAGGCAGTTCTGTGATGCTGTGGCTGGGTCATCGTCTGACAGTGCAACTTTGGAGAGGCGGGAGGAGAGCCCTGAACAGCTCCCCTGTGATGCAAGGACTGAAACCCCAGCTTGTGTTGCATCAGAGGAGAGGCAAAGTATAAAGCTGAAATGCCTGGTTCCTCCAGTAAACGGTCTGTCTTGTTCTCAGGTACAGGGAGCTGTGATCAGCCCTACAGGAGATGGGATTCCGTCAGAACTCAAAGGTGGTGGCTCTCCCCCAGTACAGTTGGATTATCCTTCTGATGTTAAGGAAAATTCCTCCAGTTGTCCTGCTCTTCTGCCAGAGTTGTCATCAGGTGGTAAAGAATGCCATGAGCCAGAAGTGATATCTAGATTTAGATGCAATGGTTCTGAAACATTTGTGGAACAGTGTGTGAGAAACGATAGCGATAACTCCAGAACAGTGACTGCCGGAGTGGAGAAAGTAATGCCTGCACGGTATCAGTTCACACATCTGCaggcagagaaagagagagatggcAAAACAAGTAATGAGGAACAGAATACAGAGTCTCTGGTGAAATCCTCTTTATGTGAGGACTTCATTTCTCAGAATAGGATAGATACCTCTGAAAAACTTGTGCAGCCTAGAGAGAGGTGCCCCAGAACAGAATCGGAAGATGTGTGTCAGCCACTGAGAGCGACTCAAGAGTTCAAGCTGAATGGAGACGAAGTACGGAGTACACACAGTGAGACAACAGATACTGCTTCGGATTTTGAAGCTGACGTAGCTGATGAGAACGTAGAGATGGATATATGTTTCAGAAGTGTCAACTGCAAGGAGGTAGCGAGGAAAGACTCCTGTCAGAGCAACACTGAGAGACGTGATAGAGTTAGATCGAAGTTACCTGTGGAAGCAGATAGTCTGGCCTATGTTGTGGACTTCCCTTCGGTCACAGAGACGAGCACTGCACCTCCACCTCAGAGATGGGGGCCGCATGCACCATTGCCCCCAAAATCCGAGAGGCTGTCAGGTTCTGCTCGGCCTGTATCCTCTGTTGAAACCAACAACCCTTTGGTGATGCAGCTGCTTAAGGGGAACCGTCCACTGGAAGAAGTCATCCCAGGATCTCAAGCCAGTGTCAAGCTGGAAGTTACACAACCGCCTGCAGACAAGCAGTCAGAAAGCCTCTCCGTGCAAGTGGAGAGAGGTAGCAGTTGCTATTTTGGCAAAGAATCTTCTCCAGATGTACAAATGAAGACAAGCGCCCTAAGCAGGAGTGATGACTTCCACTCAGTGAGATCTGTAGACCCCCAGGAAAAGAAGCGGGGACCAGGGGCAGCGGTGCCTAGAGCAGAGGATATGGAGAATCAGTCTATTCCAGAAAAACATTCCAAAATTGACTCAGCTTTAAGCTGCCAAGACCAACTAGTAAACGTGGCAAGTGCCTCTCAGAAGCATGAAGAGATGAGCCCTCAGGAAAGAACGTTTTCTTCCTGTAGCTTTGAAGAGCAAAAGGAAGTGTCCAAGATCCATCGGGTGCCGCAGCGCAACCCACTAACAAATGTTATCACAAATAAAAGTCCTGAGAAGTTGAACCCGTCTCCAGAGCCTCCGTTTTTATCTCCAAATGTGAATTCTCTTGGTCCAAATCAGACAGGGAGTACACCGGCCagtaaaaattacattaaaggaaaaaagctctTTGGTTCTGGTTTTCCTTGCAACGCCAGTGTCAGACTACATCACTCGAGGGCTTCAGATCAAGTTTCAGACATGGGGACCTTGGCCCCCAGCAAACAGATTCCTCTGACCAAGAGCTGTGCGTCTGGAGAAGGAATGCCAGGTGTAAGGGAAGAATGGACTTCAAAGCAGCACGTGAACACCATGggagaaataagaaatgagaacgCGCTGGCATGTGACAGCCCAACCAAGAACAGCggagagaagcagaaggaagcagcacaAAGCCCTCTGGAGCTGACTGAGCACTTGCAAAGTGTTCCGCTGGTTATGGACCTGCCATTTCTTAAGTTTTCAAGGGAACCAGGGAAAAGACACAATCACCCTTTGGAGCCTTCTTCCATACCTTCTCAGTTCAATATCAAACAGGCATTTTATGGGAAGCTTTCTAAGCTGCAGCTTAATTCCACCAGCTTTAATTATTCATCTAACACTCCAGCTTTTCCCAGAAGTCTTGCTGGAAGCATGATGCAGCTAACCCACAAAGCGAACTTTGCTGCAAACCATAATACATCCCTTTCTGTGCAGATGTTTGCTGATAGCAGCAGTGTTGAAGAAATATCGTTCAAGTGTTCGTGCAGCCTTAAAGCCATGATTATGTGTAAAGGCTGTGGGGCATTTTGTCATGACGACTGTATAGGACCCTCTAAGCTTTGTGTATTGTGCCTTGTGGTGAGATAA
- the NOL4L gene encoding nucleolar protein 4-like isoform X3, with product MNDSTWISADQHLNSSLSPSQDESMRSPQNLHGQEDDDSSSESCSGNGSSTLNPSTSSSTQGDSAFPEMNGNGTAAPMDFTASADDQPINLCDKLTPAHVTPSYQSDSCSTDGLRSRVKYAVKTTAESPPYSSGSYDSIKTEVSGCPEDLTVGRAPTADEDDDDHDDHEDNDKINDSEGMDPERLKAFNMFVRLFVDENLDRMVPISKQPKEKIQAIIESCSRQFPEFQERARKRIRTYLKSCRRMKKNGMEMTRPTPPHLTSAMAENILAAACESETRKAAKRMRLEIYQTSQDEPIALDKQHSRDSTAITHSSYSLPASSYSQDPVYINGSLNYSYRGYGSLGGSLQPPAPLQTGNHSNGPTDLSMKGGASSTAPSNSTSRGMQAAQLSPTEISAVRQLIAGYRESAAFLLRSADELENLILQQN from the exons ATGACTCCTCGTCAGAGAGCTGCAGCGGGAATGGCTCCTCCACCCTGAACCcctccacctccagcagcacgcAGGGCGACAGCGCCTTCCCCGAAATGAACGGCAATGGCACCGCGGCCCCCATGGACTTCACCGCCTCGGCCGACGACCAGCCCATCAACCTGTGCGACAAGCTGACCCCTGCCCATGTCACCCCCTCCTACCAGTCGGACAGCTGCAGCACCGACGGGCTGCGCAGCAGGGTCAAGTACGCGGTGAAGACCACGGCAGAG TCCCCGCCGTACAGCTCCGGCAGCTACGACTCCATCAAGACCGAAGTCAGCGGCTGCCCCGAGGACCTGACCGTCGGCAGGGCCCCCACGGCTGATGAGGATGACGACGACCACGATGACCACGAGGACAACGATAAGATAAATGACTCGGAAGGGATGGACCCGGAGAGGCTAAAGGCCTTCAAC atGTTCGTGCGCCTCTTCGTGGACGAGAACCTGGACCGGATGGTTCCCATCTCCAAGCAGCCCAAAGAGAAGATCCAGGCCATCATCGAGTCCTGCAGCCGGCAGTTCCCGGAGTTCCAGGAGCGGGCTCGCAAGCGCATCCGCACGTACCTCAAGTCCTGCCGCCGCATGAAGAAGAACGGCATGGAGATG ACCCGGCCCACGCCGCCGCACCTGACCTCAGCCATGGCCGAGAACATCCTGGCCGCCGCCTGCGAGAGCGAGACGCGGAAAGCAGCCAAGAGGATGCGGCTGGAGATCTACCAGACCTCCCAG GACGAGCCGATCGCCCTAGACAAGCAGCACTCCAGAGACTCCACAGCCATCACCCACTCCTCCTATTCACTGCCAGCCTCGTCCTACTCCCAAGACCCCGTCTACATCAATGGAAGCCTGAATTACAGCTACCGTGGCTACGGGTCCCTGGgaggcagcctgcagccaccCGCGCCGCTCCAGACAGGGAACCACAGTAACG GTCCGACTGATCTCAGCATGAAAGGGGGGGCCTCCAGCACGGCCCCGTCCAACAGCACCAGCAGGGGAATGCAGgctgcccagctcagccccacggAGATCAGCGCGGTGCGGCAGCTGATCGCCGGCTACCGGGAGTCCGCGGCGTTTCTGCTCCGATCTGCAGATGAACTGGAAAACCTCATTTTACAGCAGAACTGA